The Candidatus Omnitrophota bacterium genome contains the following window.
GGCCCTTGCCTATGGGCGCCAATAAATCAATAACGCGCATGGATATCTCGTCGGGTTTTGTCTCCAGGTTAAATTCATCATGCGGATATATGGGGGTTAGGTTATCAAAGAGGATCTTGTCTTTGGCATCCTCGGGGTTCTCAAAGTTCACTGCCTGGACCTTTAAAAGGGCGAAATATTTTTCCCCTTCCTTAGGCGGACGGATTTCTCCGCTTACCGTATCCCCTGTCCTTAAATCAAACTTCCGTATCTGGGAAGGAGACACATAAATATCGTCGGGGCAGGGTAAATAATTATAGTTGGGCGAGCGTAAAAATCCGAATCCCTCTGCCAGTATCTCCAGGACACCTTCGCCGAACATCAGCCCTTCTTTTTCCGCCTGGGCCTGCAGTATTTTAAAAATCAGCTCCTGTTTTTTCAGGCCGCTTATGCCGTTGATATTCAATTCCTTAGCCAATTTATTCAGTTCGGAAATTTTTATTTCTTTCAGATTTACTATATCTAACTTCTCCACAACAACCTCCTTATTTTCTGTACTTGCTTCCTTGTCTCTTCCTTACTGCCGCTATTATCTATTACAAAATCCGCCAAGCGGACCTTATTGCGCAAGGGTATCTGCGCTTTAATCCTTTTTAAGATATCCTCTTTATTTGCTCCGGTTTTCTGGGCAACCCTCTCTATTTGTTTTTTAGCCGTTATATTTACCACGATCAATTTATCCGCTATTTTTTCCAATCCTTTCTCAATAAGCAGCGGCGCGTCTAAAACAATAACGCCTCCCGGTATCGAGCTTATCTTTTTTTTGATAATCCTGATAATTTCAGGGTGCATAATCTTATTTAACCTGCCGAGGGAACCCGGGTCATCGAATACTATTGCGGCTAATTTCTTACGGTTGACGGACTTACCCCCTTTAAGAATATTCCGCCCAAAGGCGCTGACTATCGCCTGATAAACCCCCGTGCCCGGTTTAATGACGCTGTGGGCAATCCTGTCCGCATCAATAACCTTAGCGCCGTAAGACCTAAAGATTCCGGCTACCGTAGTCTTGCCGCTGCCAAAACTTCCGGTCAGGCCCAGGGTTATTTTTTTATCGCGACTTTGCCTTTTCATACAACGTAAGGTATTTTTTGGCGGATTCCTTCCAGGAGAAATTACATTGCATGGCCCGGCGTATAAGCGCGGGCCATTTTTTCTTGTCGCCGAATGCCTTAACTGCCTTCTTTATTGTCTTAACCAAATCTTCTTTTGTATATTTATCAAACACAAAACCGTTATCCGCATTTACGGTATCAGCCAGGCCCCCGGTCTTAAATACTAACGGTATCGTGCCGTAGCTTAAGCTGATCATTTGGCCTAGGCCGCAGGGTTCGTATTTTGAAGGCATCAGGAATACATCAGAACCGGCGTATATCTTATGCGCCAGGGTGTCATCAAATTTTAAATGCAGGGAAACGACCTCAGGGTAGCTCTTGGCAATATTATCCAGGATAACATGGTATTTTAAATCGCCTGTGCCCAGGATAACCAATTGCAGCTTCATCTTGCAGATTTCTTCTATGGCATCGGTTAAGATATCAAAACCCTTCTGCTCGGCTAACCTGGAGACGATACCAAAAACAGGCACGCCCGGCTTGAGGGGAAGTTTACAGATTCTCTGTAGCTCTTCTTTATTTTTGCCCTTATCCGTTATACTTTCCAGGGAATAATTCTTCACGATGAATTTATCGTCCCGCGGGTTCCAGATGGAATAATCCAGGCCGTTTATTATCCCGAATACGCACTCGCGGCGCTTATTTAAAATTCCTTCCAGGCCGAAGCCAAACTCTTTAGTCTGTATCTCTTTGCTATAAGCCTCGCTTACGGTATTAATCAAATCAGAGAATTCCATGCCGCCTTTTAAGATGTTTATTTTATCGTAGAATTCCAGGCCCTCAATGTTAAAAATACTCCAGTCCAGGCCTAACTTGGGAAATTCCTCTTTGGGAAAGAGGCCCTGATAGCCGATATTGTGTATGGTTAATATTGATTTCGTATTCTTATAAAAAGGGTCGCCTTTGTATAATGTTTTCAGGTAGACCGGGATAAGGGCGCTCTGCCAATCGTGGCAATGCACTATATCCGCCTTGAAATTTATTTCTTTTAAAAGTTCCAGGGACCTCCTGGAATAATAGGAGAACCTGTCGAGATTATCCGGATAATCCCCGTTCTTATCTCCATAGAGCCCGTCACGGTTAAAATATGCATCTTTTTCTATGAAATATACTTTCAGGTTTTTCCCGATAACCGAAAAAGAGACATCCGGTTTTAATCTCTGGATCTTGAATTTAGGGTCTTGTATGGCTTTATAGCGGGGCATGATGACTATCGTTTCTTGGCCTAATGACTCTAACTCCAGGGGTAATGCCCCGGCTACATCCGCTAAACCGCCTGTCTTGGCAAAAGGCACAACTTCCGAAGCGCAAATAGCTATCCGCATTTAATTGCCTCCATTTCTAACCAATTCCTGCCCTTTTTAATATCTACCCTTATGGGCACGTCAAGTTTTAAGACATTCTCCATCCTGTCCTTTACGATATCTACAAGTTCATCCCATTCTCCTTCGGGGACATCAAATAATAATTCGTCGTGGATCTGCAGGATCATCCTTGCTTTATGGTTGTCTTTCTTTATCCGGCCGTGGATCTGTATCATCGCCAATTTTATCAGGTCGCTGGCTGAACCCTGGATAGGGGTATTTATTGCCTGCCTCTCGGCTACCTGGCGGATACCCTGATTTTTGTTATTGATTTCGGGGATATACCTGCGCCTGCCTAAAATGGTTGTAACGAAACCGTCTTTTTTGGCCCTATCAATCTGTTGCTCTACATAATCTTTTACTTTAGGATACCGGGAAAAATAGGCATCAATAAAATTTTGGGCCTCATCAACGGATATGCCCAAATCCCGCGAAAGCCCGAAAGAGGTCAAGCCGTAAACAATCCCGAAATTTACCCTCTTTGCGGTTTCGCGCATAGAATCGGTAACATCCTTTTCTTCTGTGCCATAGATCAAAGAAGCAGTGGCCTTATGTATATCTTTATCATTCTTAAACGCGAAAGTGAGGTTTTCATCTTTACAGATGTGCGCTAAAATTCTTAGCTCTATCTGCGAATAATCACACGACAACAGGCAGCTGTCTTTACTAAAAGCGACTACCGAGCGCCTTATGTTCCTGCCTATATCCGTTTTTATGGGGATATTCTGTAAATTAGGCGCGCTTGAGCTGAGCCTGCCGGTTTCAGTCGCTGTCTGGTTAAAAGAAGTGTGAATTCTTCCGGTTACCGGGTCAATTAAACCCGGCAGGACATCTATATATGTGTTTTTTAGTTTCATCAACTGGCGGTATTCCAATAATGCCTTGGGCAATTTATGCTTATCCGCCAATTTTCTTAAGACCTCCTCGTCGGTAGACGGCCCGGTTTTAGAGCGCTTGACCACGGGTAATTTTAGTTTTTCAAATAAGATATCCCTTAATTGTTTTGGAGAATTTATATTGAACTGGCAGCCGCTCATCCGGTAAATATCTTCTATCAGCTGAATCAGCCTCTTTTCTAAATCCCGAGAAAGCCCATCCAGGACCTGCGTATCCAATTTTATCCCGGTTAATTCCATCTGCGCCAGGACTTCTACTAACGGCATTTCAATTTCATTAAAAAGATTAATCAACTCTCTATCCTGCAATTCCTTTTCCAGCTTCGGCACAAGCTGCCTAATCAGAGTTACCGCCTTAGGGCTATCCACGGAACTGCCTTTAATTAATTCGCCCAGATAATCAAAAGCCAAATCGGCCAAGTTATATCCGGGTTTCGAGGGATTGATTAAATATCCGGCAAGCATGGTATCAAAACTTAAACCCTCAAGAATAACGCCTTGGCGGGCCAAAGATACGCTTATTTTTTTTAAATCATGGCTTATTTTTTTTATCGAAGGGTTGGATAATATATTTTTTAAGTCCGTTCCGGGATCCCCCGCGCGGAAGACTTTATCTTTTAAGCAAAAAACCAGGCTGTTAAAATCCTCTCCGGATAAGATAATCTCGCCTGCCCCCCCTATTAATTCTTTTAATTGTGCCTCATTAAAAACAACTGCCTCTTGTTTTTCTCCCTCCTCCTGAACGGCTTCCAAATCTTTTAATAAAATCTTGAACTCCAGGGATTTAAAGAGCCGGAATAATTCTTTGGTATTCGGCGCGCTTACTTTCAATTTCTCTAATTCAAAATCCAGCGCCACCTCTTCATCCAGGACAGCCAACTCTTTATTTAATTTTATTTTATCAATATTACCCTCTACTGCCGCCTTTAAGCGCGGCGGCTTTATTTTATCAATATTATTTAATAGTCCCTCCAATGACCCGAACTCTTTAATCAACCCTACCGCCGTCTTCTCTCCGATACCGGCAACGCCGGGGATATTATCCACATCATCCCCCATCAGCGCGACTACATCAGTCATCCTCTTTGGCTCCACTCCAAAACGCGCAAAGACTCTTTGCCCGTCATATATTGTGTCTTCGTTTTTACCGGGGCTAAACACCGCGATACCCTCATCCACTAACTGCAGGATATCTTTATCGGAGCTGACTATGGTTGTGGCTATGCCTTTTTCTTTTGCCCTCTTAGCCAGGGTAGCGATGATATCGTCTGCCTCAAAACCTTCTTTTTCAAATATGGCTATGCCATAAGCAGAGATTATCTCTTTAATAATCGGGATTTGGCCGCTTAGGCCTTCGGG
Protein-coding sequences here:
- the coaE gene encoding dephospho-CoA kinase (Dephospho-CoA kinase (CoaE) performs the final step in coenzyme A biosynthesis.); protein product: MKRQSRDKKITLGLTGSFGSGKTTVAGIFRSYGAKVIDADRIAHSVIKPGTGVYQAIVSAFGRNILKGGKSVNRKKLAAIVFDDPGSLGRLNKIMHPEIIRIIKKKISSIPGGVIVLDAPLLIEKGLEKIADKLIVVNITAKKQIERVAQKTGANKEDILKRIKAQIPLRNKVRLADFVIDNSGSKEETRKQVQKIRRLLWRS
- the glgA gene encoding glycogen synthase GlgA — protein: MRIAICASEVVPFAKTGGLADVAGALPLELESLGQETIVIMPRYKAIQDPKFKIQRLKPDVSFSVIGKNLKVYFIEKDAYFNRDGLYGDKNGDYPDNLDRFSYYSRRSLELLKEINFKADIVHCHDWQSALIPVYLKTLYKGDPFYKNTKSILTIHNIGYQGLFPKEEFPKLGLDWSIFNIEGLEFYDKINILKGGMEFSDLINTVSEAYSKEIQTKEFGFGLEGILNKRRECVFGIINGLDYSIWNPRDDKFIVKNYSLESITDKGKNKEELQRICKLPLKPGVPVFGIVSRLAEQKGFDILTDAIEEICKMKLQLVILGTGDLKYHVILDNIAKSYPEVVSLHLKFDDTLAHKIYAGSDVFLMPSKYEPCGLGQMISLSYGTIPLVFKTGGLADTVNADNGFVFDKYTKEDLVKTIKKAVKAFGDKKKWPALIRRAMQCNFSWKESAKKYLTLYEKAKSR
- the polA gene encoding DNA polymerase I, which encodes MVESRLFLIDATAFCYRAFYALRGLSTSFGQPTNAVYGFINILNKILKEKKPEFLAVCFDVSRDTFRLKKFAEYKIQRPPMPEGLSGQIPIIKEIISAYGIAIFEKEGFEADDIIATLAKRAKEKGIATTIVSSDKDILQLVDEGIAVFSPGKNEDTIYDGQRVFARFGVEPKRMTDVVALMGDDVDNIPGVAGIGEKTAVGLIKEFGSLEGLLNNIDKIKPPRLKAAVEGNIDKIKLNKELAVLDEEVALDFELEKLKVSAPNTKELFRLFKSLEFKILLKDLEAVQEEGEKQEAVVFNEAQLKELIGGAGEIILSGEDFNSLVFCLKDKVFRAGDPGTDLKNILSNPSIKKISHDLKKISVSLARQGVILEGLSFDTMLAGYLINPSKPGYNLADLAFDYLGELIKGSSVDSPKAVTLIRQLVPKLEKELQDRELINLFNEIEMPLVEVLAQMELTGIKLDTQVLDGLSRDLEKRLIQLIEDIYRMSGCQFNINSPKQLRDILFEKLKLPVVKRSKTGPSTDEEVLRKLADKHKLPKALLEYRQLMKLKNTYIDVLPGLIDPVTGRIHTSFNQTATETGRLSSSAPNLQNIPIKTDIGRNIRRSVVAFSKDSCLLSCDYSQIELRILAHICKDENLTFAFKNDKDIHKATASLIYGTEEKDVTDSMRETAKRVNFGIVYGLTSFGLSRDLGISVDEAQNFIDAYFSRYPKVKDYVEQQIDRAKKDGFVTTILGRRRYIPEINNKNQGIRQVAERQAINTPIQGSASDLIKLAMIQIHGRIKKDNHKARMILQIHDELLFDVPEGEWDELVDIVKDRMENVLKLDVPIRVDIKKGRNWLEMEAIKCG